AATTTATCCTCAAAATATAAAAAAAAGAGAAGTTTTTGGTAAAAAAATAACTTTAAAAGAGGCAAGGAAAATTTTTGGAATTGTGAATGCAGATTTAGAATATTTTTATAAAAATGAGCATATCAGTGTTTTTGATGCCATTATTTCATCTTTTAAAGAAGCTTTGGTTGTTTATAATTTTTTTAAATTCAGTGAAGAGGAAAAAGAAAAAACTTATCAAATTTGTAAAAAATTTGATCTAAATCCAAATCAAGATATAACAACTCTTTCATTGGGCGAAATTAAAAAAGTTTTGATTGCAAGGGCAGTAATTCATAATCCTAAAATTTTATGTTTGGATGAACCTACAAACGGGCTTGATATTAAAGCAAAAAAAGATTTTTGGGATTTTATTGAAACATTAAATAAAAAAATAATATTAATAACACATGATTTTTATGTAATAAATAATTTGTTTAGTAAAATTATTATGTTAAATAATGGTAAAATTTTTAAAACTGGAAATAAAAAAATACTTACAAAAGAAAACTTATCCAAACTATTTAATATTAACAAAAATCTAATAAAAGGAATATAATGGAAAGACTTTATGCCCCATGGAGGAGGGAATATCATACCAAAAAACAAGATGGCTGCGTGTTTTGTAATATTGCGAATTCCCCTGAATATGATGATGAAAACCATGTATTTTTCAGGGATAATATATGTTTTTTTGTCATGAACAGATTTCCTTATAATCCCGGACATTTTATGATAATACCAATAAGACATATCGGAGAATATGAGAATTTAACTGAATTGGAAGTAACACATCTAGCGAAAATGGCTCAGATTGGATGTAAAATTCTAAAAGATTTTGGAGCTGACGGTATAAATATGGGCTGGAATCTAGGATTTGATGCGGGAGCAGGAATTCCTGGACATATACACCTTCATTTAGTTCCAAGATTTAAAAGAGATACAAATATGATGACAACTGTTTTTGAAACAAGGGTTTACAGTGCAGATTTTGATAAAATATATGAAGAAATTAAAAAAATTTCTAAAAAATACTTTTAAGGAGAAAAAATGGATTTTTTTGAAATAGTAAAAGCAATAGAAAGCATACAACACCCGGCAATTGCTACAAGTTTAACAAATCTTGGAATACTTCAGGATATAGATATCGAAGGTGACACAGTTAAAGCCACATTTGTATGGCCGTTTGAGGGCATTCCTATAAGAGATCAAATAATTAATTCTGTAAAAAACGCTGTTGGAAATATGGGATTAAAACTGGATTATAATGAAAGAATAATGAGTGAAGATGAAAAACAGAGATTTTTAGAATTGGAAAAGAAATACTGGAGAGGAGGGCAGGCAGCCTGCGGAGTTTAAACTTTTCTTAAAAACTCCGTTTTTAAATATACCTGTCCGATTCCGTCAACCCTGCAAGATACATGTCCTGGAACGTCACACATTCTTATATTTTTAACTACAGTTCCCCTTTTTATGGTTTTACCAGCACCTTTTACATCCAAATCTTTTATAACAGTTACATTGTCTCCGGTTTTTAATTCATTTCCGTTTGCATCTAGTATTTTTTCCTCTTTTTTATTTGCAATCGCCATTTCTTCATCTGTTAGATACATCATATCTGTCAAATCGTTTCTGCCAAGTGCGCTTAATATTTTATAACTTAAAATTTTTACAGCTGGTATTTCACTCCACATTGCGTTATTTAAACAATTAAAGTGGTTTTCATCATAATTTTCTGATTCTATTTGATTTTTGCAAGTTTCGCAAAGTAAAACATATCCGTCATTATTGTCACTTTTAAAAACTTCATAGATGGATAAATTATTATCACTTTCGCAAAGCTCGCATTTATTATTGGCTCTATTAAAAATTTCTTTTTCGTTCATTTATTTCCTTTTTTGGTGGAATTATATCAAATTGCATCAAAAAATATTTTTAATAAATTTTAAAGGGCTTATTCCATAAATCTTTTTAAATTCTTTAATGAAGTGTGACTGGTCAAAAAAACCTGATTCTCCAGCAATTATTGAAAAAGGATAACCTAAGTTTTATAAATTATTATTGATTAATTTGTAGATGGTTTTATTTTAATTATAACCCTAGTTAACATAATGTATATTCTCTTAAAAATTATTTTAAAGTTCCATAAATCTTTTTGCATCTTTAAATGCACTGTTATCGTCTGTATTATTGAAATAAACATATGCTTCATTTAAAAGTTTTGATTTTATTGTTTGTAAAACATTATCTGGATATGAACCGATATATTTACCACTGAATCCGTGAAATCTTATATAATTAAAATTTGCAGTATATTCAAAAATAAAATCCTGATTAAAATCATGCCAAACCAAACAAATATTGTTTTGTTTCATTATTTCATATACTTCATATTTATACCAGCTTTTATTTCTGCATTCAATTGCGTATTTTAAATTTTTATTTAAAGAATTTATGAAATTTACAAACAGATCTTTTTCATATTTTAAACTTGGCGGAAGCTGAAATAAAACAACCCCTAGTTTTTCATCAAGAACTGAAACTATTTCTAAAAACTCTTTTAATTTATCTATATTTTTTAGTTTTGAATTATGTGTAATTATTTTATTTGCTTTGATCGATAGTTTGAAATTATTTTTAATTTTATATTTCCAGTTTTTAATTGTTGATGTTTTGGGAAATTTATAAAAAGTTGAATTTAATTCTAGTGAATTAAAAAAATTAACATAATATTCCAACCATTTGGATGTAGGTAGTTCAGGGGGATAAAACTCTCCCTGCCAGTTTCTGTAAAAATATCCGCTTGTACCTGTATAGAGCATTATTTGACCAATAAATGGACTAAATGTGGATAAAATATTAAAATTAAAAGTGTGATTACCTGAATGCTGATAAAAGGAATAATACCTATATACAAATCTTTTGTCTGAATTTTGTCTCCCGCTGCACCTTTTAAATAAAATAGACTGAATCCAAAAGGCGGTGTTAGAAATGATGTCTGTAAATTTACTGCAATTAAAAGTGCAAACCAAAGCGGGTCTATACCGAATTCCTGAACAATCGGTATTAAAATAGGAATAACAATAAATGTAATTTCAATAAAATCAACAAAAAATCCAAGTATAAAAATAACAACCATTGTAATGGCTATAAAAACATATTGATTTGAAATATCCTGGGTAAAAAACTGGGTTACCAAATCCCCTGCCCCTGATTCATTAAATACCAAAGAAAACGAAGTCGCTCCGATTAATATCATAAATATCATTGCTGTAATTTTAACTGTTTCAACACTTGCATATCTTAAAAGCTCTAAATTAAAGGTTCTATAAAAAACAGATAAAATTATCGAACCGATTGCACCTATTGCAGCAGATTCTGTCGGAGTTGCAAATCCTGCAAAAATACTTCCTAAAACCATAATAATTAGAATAGTCGGTGCTATTAAAGATTTAAGAGCTTGTATAACAATTTTTGAATATTTTTCGTCTGTTTTAATTGCTGGTGCAATTTCAGGTTTTAAAAATGCAATAATTAATACATATATAATATAAAGTCCCACAACAATGAGTCCAGGAATAATTGCAGCTTTAAATAAATCTCCAACACTTATCTGCATTACAGCACCAAGAATAATTAATACAATACTAGGGGGAATCAACTGCCCCAATGTTCCACTCGCTGCAATTACACCACTAGCAAGACGAGGGGAATAACCGTGTCTTAACATAACAGGGAGAGAAATAATTGTCATCATTACAACACTTGCACCCACTATTCCAGTAGAAGCAGCTAAAATTGCCCCAACTAAAACAATGGCAATCGCCAGCCCTCCCCTTATAGGACCAAACAGTTTACCTATTGATTCAAGCATATTTTCCGCAATTTTACTTTTTTCCAATATAAAACCCATAAAAATAAAAAGAGGAACTGCCATAAGCGTAAAGTTTTGCATTATTCCATATATTCTATACGGTAAAAGACCAAATACATCCAAACCTACATTTGGATCTATAAATGCAGCGAATATTGCACTGGCACCAAATGCAAATGCTACGGGAATTCCAAGCATTAGCAGTATGAATGCTACGATAAATAGAATTATTCCTGTCATTTTATTGAACCTCCACTTAACATAATATTTTTACTCTTCTATATACTTAAATTTATAATATGCTTTTTTAAGTTCAGCAATTGACTGAATCAAAACAATAATAAATGCCCAAATCATTGTAGATTTTATAATCCATCTGCAGCAAAGTCCCCCCGGATCGCCTGAGCGTTCATGCATTTCATAACTCATCTGCACAAAAGGGATAGCCTCCACCACTATCAGTGTGGCCAAAGGCACTACAAAAAATATAATTGTTATTATTTGAATAACCGCTTTCACTTTAGGTGAAAATTTATCATAAAAAATATCCACCCTTACATGTTTATCCCTTGCAAGAGTATATGCAATTGAAAAAAGAAATGTTATGTCAAACAAATGCCATTCAAGTTCCTGCATTGCAATACTACCGCCATGCCAAAGCTTTCTTGCAATTACATCATAACTAACTATCAGAGTCATCAAAATGAGTGTAACAACCGAAATAATCATAAAAAATTTACTGAGATTTTCCGCCAATAAATCAATTTTTGGAATAAAAGACAAAATAATTACACTTATCATTGTGGCTAATATTGTATAATCAATATAATTGCTCAAATTCGATAAAAAATCCATCATTTTTTTCTCCTTACAAATATTCAGGGAAATCGTTACTAAATAAAATCAAATCGCTGGGTTTTGTAATTTCTGATAAAACTTTTTCTAAGTTTTTTTTGTTTTTTAAAACAATTTTTTCAATAGTTATATTGCTGCAGAGTATCTTCCTGTTAGTTTCTCCGGTAATTATTGCAATATCAAAAACCTGATTTATTTTTTTAGCCAGTTTTTCATTCATCTCTTTTGTCCCCTCCAGTATTCCAGGGGTAACAATTATTTTTCTACCCTTATAATCATTAACTAATTCAAAACTTTTTAGCATCCCTTCAATATTTCCGTTAAAACTATCATCAATAATAATTTTTCCGCCGGCTTCTATTTTTTGAAGTCTGTGGGGCACACTTTCTAATTTTAGCACTTTTAATTTTAATTTTTCAATACCTTTTATAAATTCTAATGCATTAAACACGGCAAGTGTTACATTTATTACATTAAATTCACCCAAAATTGGAGCCTTAAAATGATGAATTTCACCGTCGATTTCAACATCCCATTCTATTCCGTCAAGGCTTGATTTTACATTTTTTATTTTATCTTTAATCGCAACTACTTTATCATTATCAATTTTTTCATAAGAAAATCCTTTTTTGAGTTTAGGGCTCTCAAATATTTCGTATTTTGTTTTTTTAATATTTTCTAAACTTTTAAAATATTCTATATGTTGTGGGCCTATTTTTCCTAAGATGGAATATTCATTTTCTAAAAATTTAACAATTTCCCTTATATCTCCCCTCTCCCTGGCTCCTGCTTCTGTAATATAAATTTGGGTATCTTCGGGAAGTTTTGTATTGATATCTAAAACTATGCCCTTCAAAGTGTTAACACTTCTTGGTGTTTTATAAGTTTTGAAATCTTCATTTAACAATTGATATAAAAAGTTTTTAATGGAAGTTTTTCCATAACTTGCAGTTATTGCAATAATAGTGGGGTTTATTTTATTCAACCTTTCTTTTGCTTTTTTCTTATATCCTATAAACAATGTATATTCAATAATTTCAGCAATAATCATACTCAAAATTAAAACTGTTAAAACCCCGATACCCGGATTTATTTTAAGTTTATAAATAAAAAGCAGGTTTAAAGTTTCCAAAAAACCTAAAATTAAGAAAAATCTTTTAACTCTTTTTGTAATATCCAGACCTTTTGTTCTCTTAGACCACAAAGCCAATGCAGGAATTAATCCAAAAAAGAGATAAATCCAAAAAAATTTATAAGCCACAATATATGTTACAACAGGCACTACAAAATAAATTAAATGCCAAAGAGGTTTATGAAAATGGAATATAATCCTTTTTACTTTATAGTTATACCATTGAAGGACGGTTATTAAATAATACCCCAAAATATAAGCCGTTATAAAATTCACTATCAATTGAAACATTTCAGCCCTTAATATCTTATTTCAAAATCATTAAATTTGATATCCGGAATTTGCTCATATTCAATATTCTCAACAAATGAATAAGGCGAGCCCTCTTTTAAAATTTCTATAAACTCTTTTAATCTGTTTTCGTTTTCAATATTCGTAACCGCTTCAACTTTTCCGTCGGGCAAGTTTTTGACATAACCTTTAAATCCTCTTTTTTTAGCATTCTCACTTACAAATCTTCTATACCATACCCCCTGCACTTTTCCGGAAACTAAAAACTTATAAGTCATTATTTCCCTTTTGCCATTTGGATTTTATTTATATATTGATAATCTATTACAATATCTTCCTCCAATGTCACACTATCAGCAAGCAATTCCAATTTATTTTCAAAATCATCAAACAAATAATTCGCCAGACTTCCAGGGATTGGATTAATTTCATTAAGATAAATAATACCATCCTTTTCAAAAAAATCGCATCTGATTAGAGCATTTTTAAATATTGTGTTATATATTTTTGTAAAATTTTCTTTTATTTTTAATTCTATATTTTGGTCAATATTTTTTAATGTCATATTCTTTCTACTAAAATCTAAATATTTTTTCTCGAAATCAAGATAATCTTTTTTTTCCACTTTTTCTATTTTTGAAAAAATATATTCTTCATCTGCCAAAAATCCTGCCAGATTATATTCATTGATACCTTCAATAAAAGGCTCCACTATTATCAAATCGTCAAATTCGCTTGCCACATCAAAAGCATAATTAAGTTCATCCTGATTTTTTGCAATGCTAACCCCTATACTGCTGCCAAGACGTGCAGGTTTTACAATTATTGGAAAATCAAATTTTGTTTTTGGGGAATTTATTATTTCATAATCTATAATTTCAACCCCTATTTCCCTTGCATAAGCCTTTGTTAAAACTTTATTGTAACTAATAGCACTGGCTTCGGTATTCGGAGTAATTGCCTTGATTTTAAAAAATTCTAACATCCCCGGAATTTTTCCATCTTCCCCGTCTCTTCCGTGCACTAAATTTATGGCAACATCAAAATCCACTTTTTCTTCTTTTTTCAAAAGTCCTTTTTTATAAAAAAATCCGCCCTTTTTAATTTCAAGTTTTACAGCTTTTTTGTATTCTCCGCTTGCAAAATATTTACTTTTCATATCCTCTTTTTCAATAAGATAAAAATCCCTGTATTTATCAATAAAAAGGAATTTTAAATTGTTCTTTTTAATTTTATCTTTTAGTGTTATTGCACTAACTATTGAAATTTCATGTTCGAAACTGCTGCCGCCAAATAAAACTAAAAAAGTCATTTTACTCCTTTGCTAAGTCTTTTTAAAGCCTCTTTTATTATCTCTTCAACACTTCCATTAAGTCCGCTTAAAGCAGTTAAAATATCTTTTTTATTAAATCCCAAATTTTCAAGTGCTATAAGTGCTTGAGATTTGTTTGAATCAATATTCTCAATTTCAAATTCACTCATTTCCATAAGGATTCTTTTTGCGCTTTTAGGACCGATTCCAGGCACTTTTTTAAGTGCATCAATATTTTTAGTTGAAATTATATCCATAAAACTTTCAGGTGTATATGTTGAACATATTGCCAAAGCTACCTTCGGCCCGACCCCGTTTAATTTTATTAAATTATCAAATAGTTTTTTTTCATTTTTATTTAAAAAACCGTATAAAGTATATTCATTTTCCTTAATTATTTCGGTTATATAATAAATTCCGTCTTTTGCCATTGAATAAGTCATCATACTTACATTAATCTCATATATTACTCCATTTACATCTAATAAAATTTTTCCATTTTCTTTTTCAAAAACATTACCCTTTAGAGCTGCTATCATTATTGTCCTTTATACGAATTTTTACAATTTTATACGCATCTCCAAAATCCTTGAGTTTAAATCCGCAAGCTCCTTCATTCCCTTTGGTGTCATAAGTTAATTTAATTGGCGGTTCGATTAAGTCAAATTCTATTCTGTTATAAGATGTCCAGGGAGAAAATGAAATAATTTTTGCTAGAAGCACTATATTTTGGAATTTATCGATAGTTTCTTCTAATTCATTTATTTCCCTTTTTAATTCTTCGATTTTTTCTTTGATTTCAAGTGTTTTTTCTTTAAAAAGTTGATATTCTTTAATTTTTTTTATGATAGTTGGAGAAGTGTTAATTCCTTTAGATTTGTTTTCTAAATACAATTTCTTAAGTTCATTTATAGAATTTTTATTTTCTTTTAAAATTTTTACTTTTTTATTGTATTCCTCAACATTTATTCTTAATTCCCTTTTTATTTCTTCTAATTTTTTTTGAAACTTTTCTATATCAGTTTCGCCCAGCACTTTTGCAGGTGCTATGGCTAATTTATTTTCGCTTCCCTTAATTTCATGTATTTTTATCTCTTCCAACGCATAACACGTTAAATGTGAACCTAAAAGTTCTATTTCAACATTTTTTGCATAAATTTCACCTCCGATAACCTGAGAAATTATTACTTTATTTGCTTTTACTATACCACCCTCTAATCTTGTTATTTTCAGTTCATCAGCTTCTATATATCCCTTATGTATATTAATTTCAGCTTTTTTGGCATATATTTTACTTTTTTTATGGGTTTGTCCCATTATTTGCAGATTTTTTGCTTTAATTTTTGCTGAATTACCCACATTCCCTCTTACAATTAAAGTTGTGGTTTCAACAATTGTATTATCACCTATCGCTTCTTTTAAAGCATCTGATTCTTTTACATCAATTTTAATATCATTCTCTTCAGCACCTTCTACATTTCCTGTTTTGATATTTATCTGTTTTATTTCAATTTCATCTTTAATAGTGTAAATATCATTTTCTTGATATAAATAACCGTTTTTTAATGCAATAAAAACAATCTTTTCATCATTCTCTTCTTTTTTTATCGTTTTTTTATCAAAACCGATATTCGGAATTTCAAAATCTTTAACTTTTTCTACAAGAATGATTTTACCTTTGCAATTTCTTCCGTTTTTACCCGGTTTTGGCTTTTTTATCTCTATTAAGATTTCATCTTTTTTTACTGGATAAATCAATTCCTTTTTTATCGAAGTTTCATTTCTTTTATAATGGTAAATTATTTCACCTTGGATGGTAGGGATTTCATCAAGCCCTTTACATAATAAAATTTCCTCTTCTTTTTCCAATGAACCGATAATTCTTAACTTTGCAGCAATTTTCTCAACAGACATATTCATTTCTTCATCAAATAAATCAATTAAAAGTCCGCTTTTTACTTTCTTTTTGTTTAATTCATTTTTTAATTTACTAAAATCCACATTGATCAATAAAGATTTGGGTGAAATAATAAATTTCGCCTCAGTGAATTTATTATTTATTTCCATATCTCCTATTAATTCAAAATCGTTAATTTCATATTGTTTTATTTCAATTTCATAAACCTGTTTTATTTCATTTTTCTCATTTCTTAAAAATGTTTCATCCCTTAAAAAAATTTTAGATTCATCATCGACTTCAACAAACTCAGGATCATGTTCCGTTTTGATAAATGTTTTAATATTTAAAATATCAAAATCTAAAGAGGAAAGGGGTATATTATAATCTTTTGAAACTTTTAAAAGAATGTTGTTGACATTTTCTACCCTAACAATAAGAGGTAAAGCTTCTGTATTTTTTTTATTTTTTTCTTTCTTTTCTTTTTTTAAAAAATCAAAAAGCCCCATAATTGACCTTTTTTGATATAATGGCATTTATGATAAAAGCAATAATAATCAATTTTTTAGGAATATTCAATTCAAGAATACTGGGCTTTATAAGGGATTTGTTAAACGCTTCTATACTGGGGGCCAATATATATTCTGATATTTTTTTTGTTGCTTTCAAATTTCCTAACCTTTTTAGACGAATTTTTGCGGAAGGGGCTTTTACACAAAGTTTTCTTCCAAGTTTAGCTAAATCAAAAGAAAAAGCTCGTTTTGCTTTTTTAATATTCTTTAAATTTTTTATTATTATACTTATTTTAAGCTTAATTGTCACGATTTTTAGGGATTTTATTACCGATATTTTAGCATATGGATTTGATAAGACAGCCAAAAAAATAGCTTCACCTCTTATAGCAATCAATTTCTGGTATTTAGATTTAATATTTATAGTAACATTTCTTGCAAGCCTGCTTCAATACAAAAACCATTTTGCAGTAACTGCCTTTTCAACAGCCCTACTAAACATTTCTTTAATTTCTGCCTTATTAATATCAAAAAATTTTACAAAAGAAAAAATTATATGGTATTTAAGTTTCGCAGTAATTATTGGGGGAATAGCCCAGGTAATTGCACACCTGATAGTTGCAAAAAAGAAAAAAATATTAAAATTATTATACGTTGGCTATAAAAAGAAAGTTAAAGTTGATACAAATGAATTTAACAAGCATTTCCTACCTTCAGTCTTTGGTAATTCCACAGCACACATCTCAGCATTTCTTGATACCTGGCTTGCCACTTTTTTGATAGCTGGAAGTATAAGCTATCTTTATTATGCGAATAGACTTTTTCAGCTTCCGTTTGCACTTTTTGTAATAGCGACTTCAACTGTATTTTTCCCAAAAATCACAAAACTTTTACATTCAGACAAAGAAAAAGAAGCCATGGAAATGATGAAAAAAATATTTTGGATACTTTTATATCTTCTTATTTTAGCTACAATCGTCGGAATTGCCGATTCCAAAGAAATAGTCAAAGTCCTGTTCGAAAGAGGCGCATTTACCCATAATGATACAATAATGACCTCTAATGTTTTAACAATGTATCTAATAGGTTTAATTCCTTATGGCATAAGCAAACTGTTTTCAAGTTATCTATATGCGACACACAGACATTTAAAAGCGGCAAAATTTTCAGCAATAGCACTCGGAGGTAATATAGTTTTTTCAATAATACTTATTTTTCCCCTTAAAGTTTACGGACTGGCTCTATCAAGCAGTATTGCAGGCATAATTATGCTGTTTTTATATATAAAAGAACTCTCTTTTAAACTGTTTTTTAGTTTTTTTGAAAAGAAATATCTCTTTTATTTGATATTATGTATAACTATAAGTATAATTGCTGCTATAATTTTTAAAAAATTTCTTTTACTATTTTAAAGGAGAAAAATGAAAATATATGATTCACATTTAAAAGAAAAAGTCGAATTTAAACCAGTTAAAAATAAGGAAGTCAGAATTTATGTATGCGGTCCTACTGTTTATGATGATGCACATTTGGGCCATGCCAGAAGTTCTATCAGCTTTGATTTACTAAGAAGGACGCTTATTGCTCTTGGATATAAAGTAACTTTTGTTAAAAATTTTACAGATATAGATGATAAAATTATCAACAAAATGAATGCTACCGGAAAAAGTTTAAAAGAAATTACAGACCATTATATAAATTCTTATCTCAAAGATATGGAAGCGCTTAATATAAAAAGGGCCGATATAGAACCAAAAGCTACTGAAACTCTTGAAGAAATGTTTGAACTAATAAATAAACTTATTGAAAACGGATGCACCTATACCTTGCCAAACGGAGATATTTACTTTGACACTTCAAAAGATCCAGAGTACTGCACTCTTTCAAATAAATGCCAAGACGATGAGAATGTTCACAGGGTTGATACTGAAGGTAAAAAAAATCCAAGGGATTTTGCCTTGTGGAAAGCTTGCAAAGGCGAAGGTGATGTATGTTTTGATTCGCCTTTCGGAAGCGGAAGACCCGGCTGGCATTTGGAATGCTCAGCTATGATCAAAAAACATATAGCCTACCCTGATACTGAATATCAGATAGATATACACGGAGGCGGGGCAGATCTGTTTTTTCCACATCATGAAAACGAAGAGGCTCAAACTTGGTGTGCATATAAACAACACCTGGCAAAACACTGGATGCACAACGGATTTGTAACAATAAACGGTGAAAAAATGAGTAAATCTTTAGGAAACAGTTTTTTTGTAAAAGATGCCTTAAAACATTATCCCGGAGAAGTTTTAAGATTTTATTTAATGGGTACACATTATAGGGCTCCGCTTAATTTCAGTGAAGAAGATTTAATTGCAAGTAAAAAAAGGCTTGATAAATTATACAGACTAAAAAAAAGAGTTTATGGAATTACCAAAAAACAGCCCGACATTGATTTTGAAAAAAAACTGCTTGAAGCTATGAGCGATGATTTAAATATTTCAAAAGCATTAGCAGTTGTAGACGAATTTGTAAAAGACGCAAATGAAGGACTTGATAAAAATCCTAAAGACAAAGTCTTAAAACAAAAAATAGCAAGCAATATTGAATTTATTGACAAACTTCTTGGAGTCGGCGGAAGTGATGCTTATGAATATTTCCAAAGCGGAATCGATGAAAAAACTAAACAAAAAATAAATGAATTAATAGAAAAAAGAAATGAAGCAAAAAAAGAAAAAAATTATGAATTAGCGGATAAAATAAGGGAAGAGTTAAAGAAAATGGGAATTCAGATTCAAGACACCCCAAACGGTACAGTATGGGAAAAAATTTAAAGGACTAACATGGATATATTTAAAGCAATAAAACCACTTATCTACAAAACTGACCCCGAATTCGCCCACAATGCGGTAGAAACTATATTTAGGACTGCCAGAAGATGTCCTTTCTTTTTTAATCCTTTAATTAAAAAAAACTTTATTGACGATCCTATTTTAAATCAAAAAATATGGGACTTAGAATTCAAAAACCCTGTAGGCGTTGCCGCGGGATTTGATAAAAACGCCACTATGATAAGTGCCTGGCCTGCATTAGGATTCGGATGGGGCGAAATCGGTGCTGTAACTCCTAAACCACAGCCCGGAAATGAAAAACCGAGGGCCTGGAGACATGTCGAACAAGAAGCTGTACAAAATGCATACGGTTTTAATAATGAGGGAGTTAAAGTAATAAAAGAAAGATTATCAAAAATATATCCTTTTATTTTACCGATTGCAGCAAATATAGGTAAAAATAAAACCACCCCGGAAGAAAGGGCAATTGAAGATTATAAAATTCTGGTAAAAGAGCTTAAAGATGTAGTCGATTTTTTTGTGATTAATATTTCTTCACCCAATACACCAAATTTAAGAAATTTATTAAACGAAGAATTTATAGATAATCTATTTAAAGAATTAAAACCTATTACAAAAAAACCTATTCTTATTAAATTTTCCCCAGATATGGATGATACAGATATTATTAATCTTTCAAATATAAGCGTAGAAGCCGGGGCTGACGGAATAATA
This genomic stretch from Lebetimonas natsushimae harbors:
- a CDS encoding ABC transporter ATP-binding protein, translating into MIKLEGVKHLILDIEDLEISDNSVILGPNGSGKSILLKIITHEIYPQNIKKREVFGKKITLKEARKIFGIVNADLEYFYKNEHISVFDAIISSFKEALVVYNFFKFSEEEKEKTYQICKKFDLNPNQDITTLSLGEIKKVLIARAVIHNPKILCLDEPTNGLDIKAKKDFWDFIETLNKKIILITHDFYVINNLFSKIIMLNNGKIFKTGNKKILTKENLSKLFNINKNLIKGI
- a CDS encoding HIT family protein is translated as MERLYAPWRREYHTKKQDGCVFCNIANSPEYDDENHVFFRDNICFFVMNRFPYNPGHFMIIPIRHIGEYENLTELEVTHLAKMAQIGCKILKDFGADGINMGWNLGFDAGAGIPGHIHLHLVPRFKRDTNMMTTVFETRVYSADFDKIYEEIKKISKKYF
- a CDS encoding iron-sulfur cluster assembly protein, producing MDFFEIVKAIESIQHPAIATSLTNLGILQDIDIEGDTVKATFVWPFEGIPIRDQIINSVKNAVGNMGLKLDYNERIMSEDEKQRFLELEKKYWRGGQAACGV
- a CDS encoding PhnA domain-containing protein codes for the protein MNEKEIFNRANNKCELCESDNNLSIYEVFKSDNNDGYVLLCETCKNQIESENYDENHFNCLNNAMWSEIPAVKILSYKILSALGRNDLTDMMYLTDEEMAIANKKEEKILDANGNELKTGDNVTVIKDLDVKGAGKTIKRGTVVKNIRMCDVPGHVSCRVDGIGQVYLKTEFLRKV
- a CDS encoding helix-turn-helix domain-containing protein, which produces MIAGESGFFDQSHFIKEFKKIYGISPLKFIKNIF
- a CDS encoding DUF72 domain-containing protein, whose protein sequence is MLYTGTSGYFYRNWQGEFYPPELPTSKWLEYYVNFFNSLELNSTFYKFPKTSTIKNWKYKIKNNFKLSIKANKIITHNSKLKNIDKLKEFLEIVSVLDEKLGVVLFQLPPSLKYEKDLFVNFINSLNKNLKYAIECRNKSWYKYEVYEIMKQNNICLVWHDFNQDFIFEYTANFNYIRFHGFSGKYIGSYPDNVLQTIKSKLLNEAYVYFNNTDDNSAFKDAKRFMEL
- a CDS encoding TRAP transporter large permease, with amino-acid sequence MTGIILFIVAFILLMLGIPVAFAFGASAIFAAFIDPNVGLDVFGLLPYRIYGIMQNFTLMAVPLFIFMGFILEKSKIAENMLESIGKLFGPIRGGLAIAIVLVGAILAASTGIVGASVVMMTIISLPVMLRHGYSPRLASGVIAASGTLGQLIPPSIVLIILGAVMQISVGDLFKAAIIPGLIVVGLYIIYVLIIAFLKPEIAPAIKTDEKYSKIVIQALKSLIAPTILIIMVLGSIFAGFATPTESAAIGAIGSIILSVFYRTFNLELLRYASVETVKITAMIFMILIGATSFSLVFNESGAGDLVTQFFTQDISNQYVFIAITMVVIFILGFFVDFIEITFIVIPILIPIVQEFGIDPLWFALLIAVNLQTSFLTPPFGFSLFYLKGAAGDKIQTKDLYIGIIPFISIQVITLLILIFYPHLVHLLVK
- a CDS encoding TRAP transporter small permease subunit produces the protein MMDFLSNLSNYIDYTILATMISVIILSFIPKIDLLAENLSKFFMIISVVTLILMTLIVSYDVIARKLWHGGSIAMQELEWHLFDITFLFSIAYTLARDKHVRVDIFYDKFSPKVKAVIQIITIIFFVVPLATLIVVEAIPFVQMSYEMHERSGDPGGLCCRWIIKSTMIWAFIIVLIQSIAELKKAYYKFKYIEE
- a CDS encoding Mur ligase family protein, which codes for MFQLIVNFITAYILGYYLITVLQWYNYKVKRIIFHFHKPLWHLIYFVVPVVTYIVAYKFFWIYLFFGLIPALALWSKRTKGLDITKRVKRFFLILGFLETLNLLFIYKLKINPGIGVLTVLILSMIIAEIIEYTLFIGYKKKAKERLNKINPTIIAITASYGKTSIKNFLYQLLNEDFKTYKTPRSVNTLKGIVLDINTKLPEDTQIYITEAGARERGDIREIVKFLENEYSILGKIGPQHIEYFKSLENIKKTKYEIFESPKLKKGFSYEKIDNDKVVAIKDKIKNVKSSLDGIEWDVEIDGEIHHFKAPILGEFNVINVTLAVFNALEFIKGIEKLKLKVLKLESVPHRLQKIEAGGKIIIDDSFNGNIEGMLKSFELVNDYKGRKIIVTPGILEGTKEMNEKLAKKINQVFDIAIITGETNRKILCSNITIEKIVLKNKKNLEKVLSEITKPSDLILFSNDFPEYL
- a CDS encoding acylphosphatase, with product MTYKFLVSGKVQGVWYRRFVSENAKKRGFKGYVKNLPDGKVEAVTNIENENRLKEFIEILKEGSPYSFVENIEYEQIPDIKFNDFEIRY